In a genomic window of Epinephelus lanceolatus isolate andai-2023 chromosome 3, ASM4190304v1, whole genome shotgun sequence:
- the dennd1c gene encoding DENN domain-containing protein 1C isoform X1 codes for MGSRLRQNPERTFYWFFEATCPVARDKDPGVLFQFPEDFSDEESCQTLPRFCFPYDIQRAREGVAVQHFTFVLTDLEGCQRFGFCRLANSTHTCLCILSYLPWFEVFYKLLNNLADCLSKGQTNEMKALLAALYKQPLPLAAGSVTLQMGEQLLVSTEVSHPVGHPEGQEGIPYFIAPDPRSLPSIPENRNLTELIVAVDVGNLLQLYASMLFERRILIFASKLSTLTSCVHALSAVLYPMYWQHIFIPVLPPHLLDYCCAPMPYLIGVHTSLSERVRSRGLEEVVILNVDTNTLETPFDDMKRIPSDVMSELKVCLKRQAVSPGCGVSRAFLKAQALLFGGYRDALQGHKEGEMWFSEELFLDHKSASMRQFLQSAIHLQSFKQFIDGRLDILNKGTEPDDLFEEEILKCETAAGRGRSYQQLVGNLKKGGGALILNMKSKANMRAKGLTKSGLKNLLMHKVHNDEHSLQRGGSMSHRRAQSDCLQNRLPITQHFGKSRPRRPAHKLRAPRDEEDVQDNRDTWDGAVSGPVVEPDSELQKDEEEGEDSMLCDSEEMDLLGEIFDTLSSRSSHDRGLLYGTRSLDLFGPDSHDYITKCGFPANPSQESLSLSISGSGSLHSWNLETTEELSDLTEDSDCLDTSVPEKEETESLQAACEIEEQESRQREVGEIQEEVKVAINGKQEEEEEEVYDGNNSEEVKLEEEIEKRSQEKRVSLGEDPVKEMAEKCEDDGLKENQEDQQSQSEEIAEGQEKDGANEMQKDEAGEEEGKEQQEEKGKEVEESLNKLNHPNDEEQQQQQEDNLKLTASPGPQSLIIDPKPPAGQETKSEEAVKKEEQKLKQTPTPPKVLSAVAHFQSQAHSQSFQVKSRTKPLAESGRPCNTLWSRENAQTHPPCDLNVSEGKNRSEEHEEEELPLIKVSELKKRFEA; via the exons ATGGGCTCCAGACTAAG ACAAAACCCTGAGCGAACGTTCTACTGGTTCTTTGAAGCAACTTGTCCTGTAGCCAGAGACAAAG ATCCTGGTGTCCTGTTTCAGTTTCCAGAGGACTTCAGTGATGAG GAGTCTTGTCAAACATTACCCAGGTTCTGCTTCCCGTATGACATACAAAG AGCGAGGGAGGGAGTGGCCGTGCAGCACTTTACTTTTGTTTTGACTGACCTTGAAGGATGCCAGCGGTTTGGCTTTTGTCGTCTCGCCAACAGCACACATACCTGCCTGTGCATACTCAG TTATCTTCCCTGGTTTGAAGTGTTTTACAAACTTCTCAACAACTTGGCTGATTGCCTCTCAAAAGGACAG ACCAATGAGATGAAAGCACTGCTGGCTGCTCTCTACAAGCAGCCCTTACCACTGGCAGCTgggtctgtcactctgcagatg ggAGAGCAGCTATTGGTCAGCACAGAGGTGTCTCATCCTGTTGGACACCCAGAGGGACAAGAGGGG ATTCCATATTTCATCGCTCCAGACCCCAGAAGTCTCCCTTCCATCCCTGAAAAT AGGAACTTGACAGAGCTGATTGTGGCAGTAGATGTTGGGAACCTTCTCCAGCTCTATGCCAGCATGCTGTTTGAGAGACGCATCCTCATCTTTGCCAGCAAACTCAGCACA CTGACATCTTGTGTGCACGCACTCAGTGCTGTGTTATACCCCATGTACTGGCAACACATCTTCATCCCTGTCCTCCCACCCCATCTACTGGATTACTGCTG TGCACCTATGCCTTACCTGATAGGGGTCCATACCAGTCTATCTGAG AGGGTGAGGAGTCGTGGGTTGGAGGAAGTCGTAATTCTGAATGTGGACACAAACACTCTGGAAACCCCCTTTGACGACATGAAAAGGATACCTTCAGATGTG atgtccgagctgaAGGTGTGTTTGAAGCGTCAGGCGGTGTCTCCTGGCTGTGGTGTCTCAAGGGCCTTCCTGAAGGCTCAGGCTCTGCTGTTTGGAGGCTACAGGGACGCTCTGCAGGGTCACAAG GAGGGTGAGATGTGGTTCAGTGAGGAACTGTTTCTAGATCACAAGTCTGCCAGTATGAGGCAGTTCCTGCAGAGTGCCATTCATTTACAGTCCTTCAAACAG tTCATTGATGGTCGCCTGGATATTCTAAACAAAGGGACGGAACCAGACGATCTCTTTGAGGAGGAGATCCTAAAGTGTGAAACAGCTGcag GGAGAGGCAGATCTTATCAACAGCTAGTTGGTAATTTGAAG AAAGGGGGAGGAGCCCTCATCCTTAACATGAAGTCCAAAGCAAACATGAGG GCCAAAGGTCTCACCAAGTCTGGGTTGAAAAACCTGCTGATGCACAAG GTCCACAATGACGAACACTCCCTACAAAGGGGAGGATCTATGTCACACCGCCGTGCCCAGTCTGACTGCTTGCAGAACCGCCTGCCAATCACACAACACTTTGGGAAG TCTCGCCCCCGTCGGCCTGCTCACAAACTTAGGGCTCCCAGAGACGAGGAGGATGTGCAGGACAACAGAGACACATGGGATGG AGCTGTGTCTGGCCCCGTGGTCGAGCCTGACTCTGAGCTCCAGAAGGATGAAGAAGAAGGGGAAGATTCCATGCTATGTGACTCAGAGGAGATGGATCTGCTGGGGGAGATCTTTGACACGCTCAGCTCCCGGAGCTCCCACGACCGCGGCCTGCTGTACGGCACACGTAGCCTGGATCTTTTTGGACCAGACAGCCATGACTATATCACAAAG TGTGGTTTTCCAGCCAACCCCAGCCAGGAGAGCCTGTCCCTGTCCATCAGCGGCAGTGGCAGCCTGCACAGCTGGAATCTGGAAACCACAGAGGAGCTGTCAGACCTGACGGAAGACTCTGATTGCCTGGACACCAGCGTGCCAGagaaggaggagacagagagtcTGCAGgcagcgtgtgaaatagaggaGCAAGaaagcagacagagggaggtAGGAGAGATACAGGAAGAAGTGAAGGTTGCAATAAATgggaaacaagaagaagaagaagaagaagtataTGATGGAAATAACTCAGAGGAAGTGAAATTAGAGGAAGAGATAGAGAAAAGGAGTCAAGAAAAGAGAGTGAGTTTAGGAGAGGACCCTGTGAAAGAAATGGCTGAAAAGTGTGAGGATGACGGGTTGAAAGAAAATCAGGAAGATCAGCAAAGTCAGAGTGAGGAGATAGCTGAGGGACAGGAGAAGGACGGAGCGAATGAAATGCAGAAAGATGaagcaggagaggaagagggaaaagagcagcaggaggagaaagGTAAAGAGGTGGAAGAAtctttaaacaaactaaatcaTCCCAATgatgaggagcagcagcagcaacaggaggACAATCTGAAACTCACAGCATCTCCAGGGCCCCAAAGTCTCATCATTGACCCTAAACCTCCAGCAGGTCAGGAAACAAAGAGTGAAGAAGCAGTGaaaaaagaggagcagaagtTGAAACAGACCCCCACTCCTCCTAAAGTGCTTTCTGCTGTAGCACACTTCCAGTCTCAGGCGCATAGCCAGAGCTTTCAGGTGAAGTCCAGGACCAAGCCACTGGCTGAATCTGGGAGACCCTGCAACACGCTTTGGAGCAGAGAGAACGCACAAACTCACCCGCCATGTGACTTGAATGTATCGGAAGGGAAAAACCGCTCAGAGGAgcacgaggaggaggagctgcctCTAATCAAAGTGTCTGAACTTAAGAAGAGATTTGAAGCTTAA
- the crb3b gene encoding protein crumbs homolog 3b, with protein MHRQVSVRENSFSYAAYTPSPGWIKTFVALLQHLALNQESPRGTSAVISPVRSLTGRCPTVISIQLMLCWSRCKNTGLAIFSVLRKLSVTMAMQVLISPTVSVFVLTVLSVLSLVVLLLLCLIRKKRRMEGTYRPSAEEKKQTGSAGSEKPGLPLPLPKEERLI; from the exons ATGCACAGGCAGGTGAGTGTGAGAGAAAATAGTTTCAGCTATGCCGCGTACACACCAAGCCCGGGCTGGATTAAAACTTTTGTCGCTTTGCTACAACACCTTGCTCTGAACCAAGAGTCACCACGGGGCACGTCGGCCGTCATCTCACCTGTACGCTCACTAACCGGCAG ATGCCCCACTGTCATTTCTATCCAGCTGATGCTGTGTTGGTCCCGATGTAAGAACACAGGCCTCGCAATATTTTCTGTTCTTAGAAAG CTGTCTGTCACCATGGCGATGCAAGTGTTAATCTCCCCTACAgtatcagtgtttgtgttgacCGTGCTGTCCGTGCTCAGcctggttgtgctgctgctgctgtgcctcATCAGGAAGAAAAGGAGGATGGAGGGAACATACAGGCCCAGCGCAGAGGAGAAGAAACAGACGGGATCAGCGGGATCTGAAAAACCTGGCCTGCCTCTACCGCTGCCCAAAGAAGAGCGCCTCATATGA
- the dennd1c gene encoding DENN domain-containing protein 1B isoform X2, translating into MGSRLRQNPERTFYWFFEATCPVARDKDPGVLFQFPEDFSDEESCQTLPRFCFPYDIQRAREGVAVQHFTFVLTDLEGCQRFGFCRLANSTHTCLCILSYLPWFEVFYKLLNNLADCLSKGQTNEMKALLAALYKQPLPLAAGSVTLQMIPYFIAPDPRSLPSIPENRNLTELIVAVDVGNLLQLYASMLFERRILIFASKLSTLTSCVHALSAVLYPMYWQHIFIPVLPPHLLDYCCAPMPYLIGVHTSLSERVRSRGLEEVVILNVDTNTLETPFDDMKRIPSDVMSELKVCLKRQAVSPGCGVSRAFLKAQALLFGGYRDALQGHKEGEMWFSEELFLDHKSASMRQFLQSAIHLQSFKQFIDGRLDILNKGTEPDDLFEEEILKCETAAGRGRSYQQLVGNLKKGGGALILNMKSKANMRAKGLTKSGLKNLLMHKVHNDEHSLQRGGSMSHRRAQSDCLQNRLPITQHFGKSRPRRPAHKLRAPRDEEDVQDNRDTWDGAVSGPVVEPDSELQKDEEEGEDSMLCDSEEMDLLGEIFDTLSSRSSHDRGLLYGTRSLDLFGPDSHDYITKCGFPANPSQESLSLSISGSGSLHSWNLETTEELSDLTEDSDCLDTSVPEKEETESLQAACEIEEQESRQREVGEIQEEVKVAINGKQEEEEEEVYDGNNSEEVKLEEEIEKRSQEKRVSLGEDPVKEMAEKCEDDGLKENQEDQQSQSEEIAEGQEKDGANEMQKDEAGEEEGKEQQEEKGKEVEESLNKLNHPNDEEQQQQQEDNLKLTASPGPQSLIIDPKPPAGQETKSEEAVKKEEQKLKQTPTPPKVLSAVAHFQSQAHSQSFQVKSRTKPLAESGRPCNTLWSRENAQTHPPCDLNVSEGKNRSEEHEEEELPLIKVSELKKRFEA; encoded by the exons ATGGGCTCCAGACTAAG ACAAAACCCTGAGCGAACGTTCTACTGGTTCTTTGAAGCAACTTGTCCTGTAGCCAGAGACAAAG ATCCTGGTGTCCTGTTTCAGTTTCCAGAGGACTTCAGTGATGAG GAGTCTTGTCAAACATTACCCAGGTTCTGCTTCCCGTATGACATACAAAG AGCGAGGGAGGGAGTGGCCGTGCAGCACTTTACTTTTGTTTTGACTGACCTTGAAGGATGCCAGCGGTTTGGCTTTTGTCGTCTCGCCAACAGCACACATACCTGCCTGTGCATACTCAG TTATCTTCCCTGGTTTGAAGTGTTTTACAAACTTCTCAACAACTTGGCTGATTGCCTCTCAAAAGGACAG ACCAATGAGATGAAAGCACTGCTGGCTGCTCTCTACAAGCAGCCCTTACCACTGGCAGCTgggtctgtcactctgcagatg ATTCCATATTTCATCGCTCCAGACCCCAGAAGTCTCCCTTCCATCCCTGAAAAT AGGAACTTGACAGAGCTGATTGTGGCAGTAGATGTTGGGAACCTTCTCCAGCTCTATGCCAGCATGCTGTTTGAGAGACGCATCCTCATCTTTGCCAGCAAACTCAGCACA CTGACATCTTGTGTGCACGCACTCAGTGCTGTGTTATACCCCATGTACTGGCAACACATCTTCATCCCTGTCCTCCCACCCCATCTACTGGATTACTGCTG TGCACCTATGCCTTACCTGATAGGGGTCCATACCAGTCTATCTGAG AGGGTGAGGAGTCGTGGGTTGGAGGAAGTCGTAATTCTGAATGTGGACACAAACACTCTGGAAACCCCCTTTGACGACATGAAAAGGATACCTTCAGATGTG atgtccgagctgaAGGTGTGTTTGAAGCGTCAGGCGGTGTCTCCTGGCTGTGGTGTCTCAAGGGCCTTCCTGAAGGCTCAGGCTCTGCTGTTTGGAGGCTACAGGGACGCTCTGCAGGGTCACAAG GAGGGTGAGATGTGGTTCAGTGAGGAACTGTTTCTAGATCACAAGTCTGCCAGTATGAGGCAGTTCCTGCAGAGTGCCATTCATTTACAGTCCTTCAAACAG tTCATTGATGGTCGCCTGGATATTCTAAACAAAGGGACGGAACCAGACGATCTCTTTGAGGAGGAGATCCTAAAGTGTGAAACAGCTGcag GGAGAGGCAGATCTTATCAACAGCTAGTTGGTAATTTGAAG AAAGGGGGAGGAGCCCTCATCCTTAACATGAAGTCCAAAGCAAACATGAGG GCCAAAGGTCTCACCAAGTCTGGGTTGAAAAACCTGCTGATGCACAAG GTCCACAATGACGAACACTCCCTACAAAGGGGAGGATCTATGTCACACCGCCGTGCCCAGTCTGACTGCTTGCAGAACCGCCTGCCAATCACACAACACTTTGGGAAG TCTCGCCCCCGTCGGCCTGCTCACAAACTTAGGGCTCCCAGAGACGAGGAGGATGTGCAGGACAACAGAGACACATGGGATGG AGCTGTGTCTGGCCCCGTGGTCGAGCCTGACTCTGAGCTCCAGAAGGATGAAGAAGAAGGGGAAGATTCCATGCTATGTGACTCAGAGGAGATGGATCTGCTGGGGGAGATCTTTGACACGCTCAGCTCCCGGAGCTCCCACGACCGCGGCCTGCTGTACGGCACACGTAGCCTGGATCTTTTTGGACCAGACAGCCATGACTATATCACAAAG TGTGGTTTTCCAGCCAACCCCAGCCAGGAGAGCCTGTCCCTGTCCATCAGCGGCAGTGGCAGCCTGCACAGCTGGAATCTGGAAACCACAGAGGAGCTGTCAGACCTGACGGAAGACTCTGATTGCCTGGACACCAGCGTGCCAGagaaggaggagacagagagtcTGCAGgcagcgtgtgaaatagaggaGCAAGaaagcagacagagggaggtAGGAGAGATACAGGAAGAAGTGAAGGTTGCAATAAATgggaaacaagaagaagaagaagaagaagtataTGATGGAAATAACTCAGAGGAAGTGAAATTAGAGGAAGAGATAGAGAAAAGGAGTCAAGAAAAGAGAGTGAGTTTAGGAGAGGACCCTGTGAAAGAAATGGCTGAAAAGTGTGAGGATGACGGGTTGAAAGAAAATCAGGAAGATCAGCAAAGTCAGAGTGAGGAGATAGCTGAGGGACAGGAGAAGGACGGAGCGAATGAAATGCAGAAAGATGaagcaggagaggaagagggaaaagagcagcaggaggagaaagGTAAAGAGGTGGAAGAAtctttaaacaaactaaatcaTCCCAATgatgaggagcagcagcagcaacaggaggACAATCTGAAACTCACAGCATCTCCAGGGCCCCAAAGTCTCATCATTGACCCTAAACCTCCAGCAGGTCAGGAAACAAAGAGTGAAGAAGCAGTGaaaaaagaggagcagaagtTGAAACAGACCCCCACTCCTCCTAAAGTGCTTTCTGCTGTAGCACACTTCCAGTCTCAGGCGCATAGCCAGAGCTTTCAGGTGAAGTCCAGGACCAAGCCACTGGCTGAATCTGGGAGACCCTGCAACACGCTTTGGAGCAGAGAGAACGCACAAACTCACCCGCCATGTGACTTGAATGTATCGGAAGGGAAAAACCGCTCAGAGGAgcacgaggaggaggagctgcctCTAATCAAAGTGTCTGAACTTAAGAAGAGATTTGAAGCTTAA
- the LOC117255471 gene encoding tubulin beta-4B chain has product MREIVHLQAGQCGNQIGAKFWEVISDEHGIDPTGTYHGDSDLQLDRINVYYNEASGGKYVPRAILVDLEPGTMDSVRSGPFGQIFRPDNFVFGQSGAGNNWAKGHYTEGAELVDSVLDVVRKEAESCDCLQGFQLTHSLGGGTGSGMGTLLISKIREEYPDRIMNTFSVVPSPKVSDTVVEPYNATLSVHQLVENTDETYCIDNEALYDICFRTLKLTTPTYGDLNHLVSATMSGVTTCLRFPGQLNADLRKLAVNMVPFPRLHFFMPGFAPLTSRGSQQYRALSVPELTQQMFDAKNMMAACDPRHGRYLTVAAVFRGRMSMKEVDEQMLNVQNKNSSYFVEWIPNNVKTAVCDIPPRGLKMAATFIGNSTAIQELFKRISEQFTAMFRRKAFLHWYTGEGMDEMEFTEAESNMNDLVSEYQQYQDATAEEGEFEEEGEEEVA; this is encoded by the exons ATGCGTGAGATAGTGCACCTGCAGGCCGGGCAGTGCGGGAACCAGATTGGAGCAAAG TTCTGGGAGGTGATCAGTGATGAGCACGGCATCGACCCAACAGGAACCTACCATGGAGACAGTGATCTGCAGCTGGACAGAATCAATGTCTACTATAATGAGGCTTCAG GTGGGAAGTACGTGCCTAGGGCCATCTTAGTGGATTTGGAGCCAGGCACTATGGACTCTGTCCGCTCCGGCCCTTTCGGACAGATCTTCAGACCCGACAACTTCGTCTTTG GCCAGAGTGGAGCTGGTAACAACTGGGCAAAGGGCCACTACACAGAGGGAGCCGAGCTGGTGGACTCGGTCCTGGACGTGGTGAGGAAGGAGGCTGAGAGCTGCGACTGCCTGCAGGGTTTCCAGCTTACACACTCCCTGGGCGGTGGTACCGGCTCTGGTATGGGAACTCTGCTCATCAGCAAGATCCGTGAGGAGTACCCTGATCGTATCATGAACACCTTCAGCGTGGTGCCTTCTCCTAAG GTGTCAGACACAGTGGTTGAGCCCTACAACGCCACCCTGTCTGTCCACCAGCTGGTTGAGAACACAGATGAGACTTACTGCATCGACAACGAAGCCCTGTATGACATCTGCTTCCGCACCCTCAAACTCACCACACCCACTTATGGAGACCTCAACCACCTGGTCTCTGCCACCATGAGCGGGGTGACAACTTGCCTGCGTTTCCCTGGCCAGCTCAACGCTGACCTCCGCAAACTGGCCGTCAACATGGTGCCCTTCCCTCGTCTGCACTTCTTCATGCCCGGATTTGCCCCTCTCACCAGCAGAGGCAGCCAGCAGTACAGAGCCCTCTCTGTGCCCGAACTCACACAGCAGATGTTCGACGCCAAGAACATGATGGCAGCCTGCGACCCGCGCCACGGCCGCTACCTGACTGTGGCAGCGGTGTTCCGCGGCCGCATGTCCATGAAGGAGGTGGACGAGCAGATGCTCAACGTGCAGAACAAGAACAGCAGCTACTTCGTGGAGTGGATCCCCAACAACGTCAAGACGGCCGTGTGCGACATCCCGCCCCGCGGGCTCAAGATGGCCGCCACCTTCATCGGCAATAGCACGGCCATCCAGGAGCTGTTCAAGCGCATCTCTGAGCAGTTCACCGCCATGTTCCGCCGCAAGGCCTTCCTCCACTGGTACACCGGCGAGGGCATGGACGAGATGGAGTTCACTGAGGCGGAGAGCAACATGAACGACTTGGTGTCCGAGTACCAGCAGTACCAGGATGCCACGGCTGAGGAGGGAGAGtttgaggaggagggagaagaggaggtggCCTAA